The stretch of DNA AAAAGGGCCGTAGACTAACCCAAATTGAgcgaaaaaacaaaatatatatcaaacagggaagaaaaaggagtgaaaaaacaaacagcCCAGAAACCGCAGCAGGAAGGGAAACTAATTCGGTTTTTCGGTTTgcatttttctctttttgttGAGTCATGGGCACGTCACCGTAGCAGCAGCGCCGCGGGCCTGTACCGCTACGCGTCTATCACTGCCAAAAATCTCTACGTCTGTTGTCGCGCGCCTGGTCTAGACTAAAGAGAGATGCATGAGCAGAAGCACTGTACCCTGCAGAGTTGGGCATAGTGTAACCGTGACTTCACTTTAGACCGTGGTTTCACATTCTTATGCACGCCCTTATCTCAGATATAGTTTCGTTCCGCTGCTTTCCCCAACCGAAGGCGCCGGATGACGATTTTTCCGGCTCCCGCGATTTTCTCTGCACGGGGCCCAGCGCGGAACTATTCAAAGCTAAAACTCAACggatattttgaaatataaGGTTATAAGCAAATTTCCTATGTTTGTTTAATTGACAATGCGCTTGCTATTACATCTGAAGCATTCGGTTATCGTTTCTTCTCACATGTCGGCAATCCTGTATAAGAAACCTACTTTTTGAGTTTTAGTTTCTTGTTTATCCTAGCGTATATATTAAACCAGTATTTTCTCTATCactcttttatttcttctggtGTCCTCTCGATTTTCTCTTATTCCCTTTTATTCCCGTTTTCCTacagtttttgttttctcaaGACATTCAACAACTCATTTGCTAGAATATCATTTTCGTTTATTGTGAATTCTACACTTACACTTAAGCTAAGGGCTTCTACAAATctatctcaaaaaaaaagaaaaatatatatatatatatatatatcgaGATGCAAGCCCCCAATATTTACCCCATGCCTCAGAAACAGCCACAGGCGCTGCCAGTATTTCAATATGGTCCTCCGCAGATCGTTTTTGATCATTCTGCTCCGAGGGTAGATCCTTTGCAATCAAATGTAGCTGTAAACCCCCCGTTGCAACATTATAATGGCCAAAATACTCCTATAGACATAGCGAGTAACAATTACGCATACTACTACCATCGCCTTAACAACAACCACAACCACCACAACAACCGCAACAACCACAACAACCACAACATCATCAACATCAACAATAGAAGTAATTCCGCTGTTTCTGCCGCTAATATTCAAGTATCTAACAACACACATTATAGAAATGCACAACAAGCTCTCGCTGCTCCCCAGCGGTTGTTCAGCATTGTACGAGATCCTCATATGCCTCCCAATATTTCACACTTCCAACTAAATAATATTCATCCTCATATGCATGCACCAGCTGCTTCTAATATTCATTTCCAACAAGTACCAGTGTACAACAAAGCcaataataacagtagCAATAGTAGCAACAACACTACtaataatactaataatactaataatactaataatactaataatactaataatactAATATTTTTAACGTTAATAACGATAAATCTGCACATTCGAGTCAGAATGACGCACTGGACCATATTAATGAACGCTACCGTCATGAACTTAATAAGatggtttctttttccaagcattttgaaaacaacGAACTCAGCATCGCCACGGGCGATTTAAACGTTCAATCGactattgaagaattagcTAAACTGAAATCTTTATCGAATTCTACCCATTTCAAGCAGAATATTGCCACTCAAAACTTCTACTCCCTCCAGAATCATATCGCGACCATTGAAAGTCGCCTTAATTGTTTACTTAACAATAGGCAACAAGAGCAGCAACACTGGAAGGAGCAGAATCCTGAAAAGGAGAGTCCTTCACCCTCTTCTAATAAAATAAAGCTACCTTCTTTGCAGGAGCTAACTGACTCTATCTCTACTCAACACCTCCCAACAGCATGTAGTAATAAAAGACATGCTTCGGATTCTGAATTGAAGATCAAGCCAATAAATGGTTCATTATACCACCGCCACACATTTCTTTCAACCTCCTCTTCCTCGTCTTCTCCCACGGCCGGTTCCGTGCCTCTTCAAAAGTTACAGGTTCCAGGACAAGATGAGGCAAGTGatatgaagaagaatatttcgTCTTCTCCCTTCAATTCAATAGCTTACATACCAAACACTACATTATCTCCAATGATGCAAACACAATTGAAGAACATAACCACCTCAAACCTcaatacaaagaaaaagaacaacagGGGAAGACCGAGAGCTATTCAAAGACAGCCCACGCTAACTACTTCCAGTCATTTTATTAATAACCCCAATCCTAGCGTTGCTACAGTTTCGACGATAACCCCCGCCACTAATAACGATGAAAAGAACCCTAatgccaaaaaaataattgagTTTTGTTTCCATTGTGGGGAAACTGAGACTCCAGAATGGAGAAAAGGCCCATATGGCACAAGAACTCTATGTAATGCCTGCGGGTTATTTTATAGGAAAGTCACGAAAAAGTTCGGTTCAAAAAGCAGCAATCTATTATTAAGATATAGGAGAGCTATTGATTTGGCTAACGATCGGAGAATCCCTGATTTCATCACCATTCCAAACAGGTTTATTCATGATATGGACAATGATCGAACCTTAGATTCTGAATATAATACGATATTGCAGTAGTATAAAGTATATTTCATATTTACACCCACATACGTACGTATTCCATAACACATTTTTACCCCTTATTTCCcctcttttttcatcatttagCCGCCCGTGTTTTCCTAACTTTTTCCCAACATTGAAACAAGTTTGTCATGGATCTCACCTTCGATAAGTTGTTTAGATTCACAGTGGGTATGATTTCGGACCACTCCAGTTTACAACCAAATTTGACCAAATCATCAAAACTACTGTGTTCAGAATAAGGCACGTTGAACACTTGAAATTTGTTGTACTTTCTGTACTGCCTCAATATACTCGAGATTTCAAATTCGTTCTCATGATCATTCAGATCGTCCCTCATTAATTCTAAACAATACCCGATATTACTAGCCGTCTCATCAGCGTTCTCTTTGTCCTTTTGGTATTTCAAGCCGAAATTGTGACTCCATCCTGTAGGTATAAACCCGACAACATCGTCAACATCTTTCAGGTAATCTGCTTCCAATTCTcttaaacttttcaaatatgtTTCGATTGTTTCTCGACTCTTCAACACCCTGATCGGTACCAAATGTACGAATGATTCGTGCAAATTGCTAGTGAGTAAGTCTTCGTCCCATGTGtctttttcgttttcgtTGTTGCGTAAAACTGTTTGAATTATTGTGAATTTAACGGAATTAGGTAAAACAAACAATTTTGTCTTCAAAAGTTCACAAATTTTGATGGCTAACTTCTCTTTTCCAATTGTATATGTACCCACCAAAAATAGAAATTTGTGATGCTGAgttgtcattttttttttcttctgaaaatgaaataggTTTCTTTGTGAATCCGCAAATATCTTATTCTTACCTTGTTTTATAAGTTGTAATGAAAAGTCTGCCACAATATCACATACAGAATGTTGTGAAGGGAAGTTATATCCCATGGTTAGATACGTTGTATCTAAGTAGATTTGGTCAATGGTATCATTCGCTGTCTCAGATAACCACTTTTGAATTGTCTTAATCATTTGAGCATTGCTTCGGAAATCTCCCGTATGTAAAACTTGTTTTACAGGCTTCTCATTCGAATTTGCCATAAACTCCTGGaataacattattattgCACCGGGGCAATGATTAGCGTCTAGTGCAACGACAGAAATTGTGTCCGTTATCCAAAAGCGCTTATTCATGGGAAGGATTTGAATTTCGTccattgaaattttgaatttcaaattcacTAACAGAGCTGTGATCTTGGAACAGTAAagtgttttttttatagaattATCGTCAGGATTGTTCCATGATTTCTTGAGTCCAATATAGTGATCGGAATGAAAATGCGAAAGAAAGTATTGTGAAATAGTCTCACTGGATTTGTAATTAAAACCGTCCACGACTATCTGGTGACCATTCTTGaactttattattttaaagCCTGGCAAATCAGGCCTTATCCTTGTCGCTTTCTTTAATGTGCTCAACTGcctctttgattttgttggaGACGATGGATTAGAGACAAAACTCTTCACGTTTTTTTTGAGCGTCCCTTCATTATTCAGTTCACTGCCTATGCAAGTATCACAGTGTGCCTCTCTTTCATGCAGCTCTAAATGAGAAATATTTAGTAAGCAAATAGGACAATTGATAGATTCTGTAGATATTTCAACGTTTATTTTCTCCTTCAGTTTTGTTGTTATCCGATCTTTTGTTGAATTATCAGTCTTAATTTCTATCTCACTCACTTCACCATCATGCAAGCTAACAagatcttcatcatctgtgTCTATAATGATTTCAACCTTTTCAGTGTCGCCAAGAGAAATACTATCACgattattatcatttataAGTACTGGCGCTATATCTGTCTTATGaccaaattttgagaatGCATACAAACTAGAACGAACAGGCAAGTTCGATGAAGTAGGGATGTTAAATTCTGTCAAAGTTCTTTGCCTTTTAAAGGAGGTTTGTGTGCTTTTATGAAGGGTCTTGTTTCCAGTACTGCCAGCAGCGCCACTACGTCTCTGCTTTACTTCAGATCGTTTTATCTGAACTAGAGATTTTCTTGGCATGATtaatcaaaagaaatatattaGTAGAGCATATGGTGCTCTCAGGATTTCGTTATGGCCTCTGATCATGTGGGTATATACTCTATAATTTTTCAGTCCGTTTCCTTGGCTAAATCTAAAAAAGCCATTACACTACTTCATACAACAAGAGAGAAAATCAAGGAGTAAGGACAATAACATTATATGGGGCTGCTGAGTATTATTAGGAAACAAAAACTCAAGGATAGAGAGATTCGCTGCTTAATCTTAGGACTAGACAATTCAGGGAAGTCAACGATTGTGAACAAATTATTGCCCGAAGATGAGCAAAATGCTAATGATATAATGCCCACGGTCGGTTTTCAGATACATAGTCTTATGATACGAGATGTGATGGTATCGCTATGGGATGTTGGTGGGCAACGCACATTAAGGCCATTTTGGGATAATTATTTTGATAAGACGCAGGTGATGATATGGTGTATAGATGTAAGCCTTATGATGCGACTTGATGAAACTTTGCAAGAGCTGAGTGAACTAGTCAATAGAGACGAAAACCGAATAGGATACGAGTGCGCAGTCATCATTGTGTTGAACAAGATTGATTTGGTGGAAAACAAGTCCGAACTGTGTCAAAGATATGCATCGGTAGAAAGCAAGCTGAAGCGTCTGTTCAAGCCGGACATCCGAGTAGCCCTCGTTCAATGCAGCGGGATCACCGGAGAAGGTATCGACAACCTGCGTGACGGACTGGTGGAGGCCTGCCATTTTACCTAATAAACATCGAAGATTTGAGTTATTATATAGAAGCTTTAAACAATGTAAACATTATAGTGAAATTGTGTATTACCCGCCAGAATTCCACATTCGTGGCTTTTACTCACTCAAGAGAGTAATGGTACCAAGGGGTTCTGCAAGGCTTGCGGGTTACAAAATACAGATCCGTTGAAGACCTCACAGGAGAAGAAGTGGAAGTAAGGCCAGCACATTATAGCCGATCGGTCATTGCCATTAtctttactttcttttctttctggCGCATTGCATTTtgacactttttttttctcagaATAGCCAACCACGACGTTTGATTTGCACATAACTAGGCAAGATCTTGGCATAGAATTGTATTACACCAGGAAAGAACAATCATAGAACGTTAGCATCTTTTAAAATGAATATTCAAGGTAGTAATACTCCGAATATCACTAACTCTATAGTGTCGAAACAGGTTTACTATGCCCATCCTCCGCACACGATAGATCCGAATGATCCGGTACAGATATCCTTCCCTACCACCGAGGTAGTTGGACATGGTTCGTTTGGAGTAGTGTTTGCTACCGTTATCGAAGAAACTGGTGAAAAAGTTGCCATTAAAAAAGTTCTGCAAGATAAACGGTTTAAGAACAGAGAACtagaaataatgaaaatgcTAAGCcatataaatataatagACCTGaagtactttttttatgaaaGGGACTCTCAAGATGAGATCTATTTAAATCTGATCTTAGAATACATGCCCCAATCTTTATACCAAAGACTACGTCATTTTGTCCACCAACGTACGCCGATGTCACGAttagaaataaaatattatatGTTTCAATTGTTCAAGTCATTGAACTATCTCCATCATTTTGCTAACGTTTGCCATAGAGATATCAAACCACAAAATTTATTGGTAGATCCTGAAACTTGGTCCCTAAAATTATGTGATTTCGGTAGCGCAAAGCAGTTGAAACCTACTGAACCCAACGTTTCCTATATCTGTTCGCGCTACTATAGAGCACCAGAACTAATCTTTGGTGCCACGAATTATACTAACCAAATCGATATATGGTCTTCTGGTTGCGTAATGGCAGAACTATTATTAGGTCAACCAATGTTCCCCGGTGAAAGTGGTATTGACCAACTAGTGGAAATCATTAAGATTTTAGGCACTCCTTCAAAGCAAGAAATTTGCTCCATGAACCCAAACTATATGGAGCATAAGTTTCCGCAAATTAAACCAATACCATTGTCACGggttttcaaaaaagaagacgATCAAACAGTAGAGTTTTTAACTAACGTTTTGAAGTACGATCCCTTGGAAAGATTTAACGCTTTACAATGTTTATGCAG from Saccharomyces mikatae IFO 1815 strain IFO1815 genome assembly, chromosome: 13 encodes:
- the PSO2 gene encoding DNA cross-link repair protein PSO2 (similar to Saccharomyces cerevisiae PSO2 (YMR137C); ancestral locus Anc_2.394), which gives rise to MPRKSLVQIKRSEVKQRRSGAAGSTGNKTLHKSTQTSFKRQRTLTEFNIPTSSNLPVRSSLYAFSKFGHKTDIAPVLINDNNRDSISLGDTEKVEIIIDTDDEDLVSLHDGEVSEIEIKTDNSTKDRITTKLKEKINVEISTESINCPICLLNISHLELHEREAHCDTCIGSELNNEGTLKKNVKSFVSNPSSPTKSKRQLSTLKKATRIRPDLPGFKIIKFKNGHQIVVDGFNYKSSETISQYFLSHFHSDHYIGLKKSWNNPDDNSIKKTLYCSKITALLVNLKFKISMDEIQILPMNKRFWITDTISVVALDANHCPGAIIMLFQEFMANSNEKPVKQVLHTGDFRSNAQMIKTIQKWLSETANDTIDQIYLDTTYLTMGYNFPSQHSVCDIVADFSLQLIKQGKNKIFADSQRNLFHFQKKKKMTTQHHKFLFLVGTYTIGKEKLAIKICELLKTKLFVLPNSVKFTIIQTVLRNNENEKDTWDEDLLTSNLHESFVHLVPIRVLKSRETIETYLKSLRELEADYLKDVDDVVGFIPTGWSHNFGLKYQKDKENADETASNIGYCLELMRDDLNDHENEFEISSILRQYRKYNKFQVFNVPYSEHSSFDDLVKFGCKLEWSEIIPTVNLNNLSKVRSMTNLFQCWEKVRKTRAAK
- the CIN4 gene encoding Arf family GTPase CIN4 (similar to Saccharomyces cerevisiae CIN4 (YMR138W); ancestral locus Anc_2.393), with amino-acid sequence MGLLSIIRKQKLKDREIRCLILGLDNSGKSTIVNKLLPEDEQNANDIMPTVGFQIHSLMIRDVMVSLWDVGGQRTLRPFWDNYFDKTQVMIWCIDVSLMMRLDETLQELSELVNRDENRIGYECAVIIVLNKIDLVENKSELCQRYASVESKLKRLFKPDIRVALVQCSGITGEGIDNLRDGLVEACHFT
- the RIM11 gene encoding serine/threonine protein kinase RIM11 (similar to Saccharomyces cerevisiae MRK1 (YDL079C) and RIM11 (YMR139W); ancestral locus Anc_2.391), encoding MNIQGSNTPNITNSIVSKQVYYAHPPHTIDPNDPVQISFPTTEVVGHGSFGVVFATVIEETGEKVAIKKVLQDKRFKNRELEIMKMLSHINIIDLKYFFYERDSQDEIYLNLILEYMPQSLYQRLRHFVHQRTPMSRLEIKYYMFQLFKSLNYLHHFANVCHRDIKPQNLLVDPETWSLKLCDFGSAKQLKPTEPNVSYICSRYYRAPELIFGATNYTNQIDIWSSGCVMAELLLGQPMFPGESGIDQLVEIIKILGTPSKQEICSMNPNYMEHKFPQIKPIPLSRVFKKEDDQTVEFLTNVLKYDPLERFNALQCLCSPYFDELKLDDGKINQITTDLKLLLFDENVELSHLSPDELSSVKKKLFPKSK
- the GAT2 gene encoding Gat2p (similar to Saccharomyces cerevisiae GAT2 (YMR136W); ancestral locus Anc_2.395), whose translation is MQAPNIYPMPQKQPQALPVFQYGPPQIVFDHSAPRVDPLQSNVAVNPPLQHYNGQNTPIDIASNNYAYYYHRLNNNHNHHNNRNNHNNHNIININNRSNSAVSAANIQVSNNTHYRNAQQALAAPQRLFSIVRDPHMPPNISHFQLNNIHPHMHAPAASNIHFQQVPVYNKANNNSSNSSNNTTNNTNNTNNTNNTNNTNNTNIFNVNNDKSAHSSQNDALDHINERYRHELNKMVSFSKHFENNELSIATGDLNVQSTIEELAKLKSLSNSTHFKQNIATQNFYSLQNHIATIESRLNCLLNNRQQEQQHWKEQNPEKESPSPSSNKIKLPSLQELTDSISTQHLPTACSNKRHASDSELKIKPINGSLYHRHTFLSTSSSSSSPTAGSVPLQKLQVPGQDEASDMKKNISSSPFNSIAYIPNTTLSPMMQTQLKNITTSNLNTKKKNNRGRPRAIQRQPTLTTSSHFINNPNPSVATVSTITPATNNDEKNPNAKKIIEFCFHCGETETPEWRKGPYGTRTLCNACGLFYRKVTKKFGSKSSNLLLRYRRAIDLANDRRIPDFITIPNRFIHDMDNDRTLDSEYNTILQ